One Penaeus vannamei isolate JL-2024 chromosome 27, ASM4276789v1, whole genome shotgun sequence genomic window carries:
- the LOC113824716 gene encoding crustacyanin-A2 subunit, producing MLKALLTAALVALVAADSIPDFVAPGSCAKVANQDNFDLHRYAGRWYQVQIIDIPYQPYTRCIHSDYDYDSVNGFRVTTAGFSPNNEYIRLQGKIYPTKDFPPAHMLVDFPSAFAAPYEVIETDYDSYSCVYSCIGTDNYKSEFGFVFSRTPQNSASAISRCASVFRRNGVDFSSFSAVPHTSDCVYRA from the exons ATGTTGAAGGCACTCCTAACTGCTGCCCTCGTGGCTCTTGTCGCAGCCGACAGCATTCCAGACTTCGTAGCTCCTGGAAGTTGTGCTAAAGTGGCAAATCAAGATAACTTCGACCTTCACAGA TATGCTGGTCGCTGGTATCAGGTCCAGATCATCGACATCCCTTACCAGCCATACACTCGCTGCATCCACTCGGACTATGACTATGACTCTGTCAACGGCTTTAGGGTAACCACAGCTGGATTCAGCCCCAACAACGAGTACATCAGACTGCAGGGCAAGATCTACCCTACAAAGGACTTCCCACCTGCTCACATGCTCGTTGATTTCCCTTCTG CTTTCGCCGCTCCCTATGAAGTGATCGAGACTGACTACGACAGCTACTCCTGCGTGTATTCCTGCATTGGTACAGACAACTACAAGTCCGAGTTCGGCTTCGTCTTCTCCCGAACTCCTCAGAATTCAGCTTCGGCGATTAGCAGGTGTGCCTCCGTGTTCCGCAGGAACGGCGTCGACTTCTCGTCTTTCAGTGCAGTTCCTCACACATCCGACTGTGTTTACAGGGCATAG
- the LOC113824714 gene encoding crustacyanin-A1 subunit: protein MRTSLLCLALVAVVAADRIPGFVVPGKCPAVDERMLYSQQKPNFQRYAGTWYEIALTNNPYQLIKQCVRNEYTYDGTKFNVRTTGTDASGNAITRNGQVLPNPFGEPHLSVDYEASWMAPYVILDTDYENFSCVYSCAGHNFGYYADFAFIFSRSPTLADRYYRRCEAAFMNIGVDPSRFSKTAQGASCSYNTNYRSW, encoded by the exons ATGAGGACTTCGCTGTTGTGCCTCGCTCTCGTTGCAGTGGTCGCTGCCGACAGGATCCCTGGCTTTGTCGTGCCGGGAAAATGTCCTGCGGTCGACGAGAGAATGCTCTACTCTCAACAGAAGCCGAACTTTCAAAGG TATGCTGGCACATGGTACGAAATTGCACTCACAAACAACCCCTATCAACTGATTAAGCAGTGTGTCCGCAACGAATATACTTATG ATGGAACCAAGTTCAACGTCAGGACCACTGGTACTGATGCCAGTGGAAACGCAATCACACGTAATGGTCAGGTTCTGCCAAATCCTTTCGGAGAGCCTCACCTTTCCGTGGACTACGaagcat CCTGGATGGCTCCCTACGTGATTCTGGACACTGACTACGAGAACTTCTCGTGCGTCTATAGCTGCGCCGGCCACAACTTCGGCTACTACGCCGACttcgccttcatcttctcccGCTCGCCAACTCTCGCTGACAGATATTACAGGCGTTGTGAAGCCGCCTTCATGAACATCGGTGTTGATCCCTCTCGCTTCAGCAAGACAGCTCAGGGTGCTTCCTGCTCCTACAACACCAACTATAGGTCTTGGTAG
- the LOC138866913 gene encoding crustacyanin-A2 subunit-like — MLKALVTAALVALVAADGIPDFVAPGNCAKVANQDNFDLRRYSGRWYQVQIIDIPYQPYTRCIHSNYDYSDSDYGFKVTTAGFSPNNEYLRLQGKIYPTKDFPAAHMLIDFPSVFAAPYEVIETDYDSYACVYSCIDTDKYKSEFGFVFSRTPQNSGPAIDRCASVFRRNGVDFSLFNVVPHTAECVYRA, encoded by the exons ATGTTGAAGGCACTCGTAACTGCTGCCCTCGTGGCTCTTGTCGCAGCCGACGGCATTCCAGACTTCGTAGCTCCTGGAAATTGTGCCAAAGTGGCAAATCAAGATAACTTCGACCTTCGCAGA TATTCTGGTCGCTGGTATCAGGTCCAGATCATCGACATCCCCTACCAACCATACACTCGCTGTATCCACTCCAACTACGACTACTCTGACTCTGACTACGGCTTCAAGGTGACCACAGCTGGATTTAGCCCCAACAACGAGTACCTCAGACTGCAGGGCAAGATCTACCCCACAAAGGACTTCCCAGCTGCCCACATGCTTATTGATTTCCCTTCTG TTTTCGCCGCTCCCTATGAAGTGATCGAGACTGACTACGACAGCTACGCCTGCGTGTATTCCTGCATCGACACAGACAAGTACAAGTCCGAGTTCGGCTTCGTCTTCTCCCGAACTCCTCAGAATTCCGGTCCAGCGATTGACAGGTGCGCCTCCGTCTTCCGCAGGAACGGCGTCGACTTCTCTCTCTTCAACGTAGTTCCTCATACAGCCGAATGTGTTTACAGGGCATAG
- the LOC138866912 gene encoding crustacyanin-A1 subunit-like, with product MKTSLLCLALVAVVAADKIPSFVVPGKCPAVDERMLYDQQKPSHQRYAGTWYEIALTNNPYQLVKKCVRNEYTFDGIKFNVRTTGTDANGNAITRKGQVLPNPFGEPHLSVDYEASWMAPYVILDTDYENFSCIYSCAGHNFGYYADFAFIFSRSQTLADRYYRRCEAAFMNIGVDPSRFSKTAQGASCSYNTNYKSW from the exons ATGAAGACTTCGTTACTGTGTCTCGCTCTCGTTGCAGTGGTCGCTGCCGATAAGATTCCTAGCTTTGTCGTGCCGGGAAAATGTCCCGCGGTCGACGAGAGAATGCTCTACGATCAACAGAAGCCTAGCCATCAAAGG TATGCTGGCACATGGTATGAAATTGCACTCACAAACAATCCATACCAACTGGTCAAGAAGTGCGTCCGCAATGAATATACCTTTG ATGGAATCAAGTTCAACGTCAGGACCACTGGTACTGATGCCAATGGAAACGCAATCACACGTAAGGGTCAGGTTTTGCCAAATCCTTTCGGAGAGCCTCACCTTTCCGTGGACTACGAAGCAT CCTGGATGGCTCCCTACGTGATTCTGGACACTGACTACGAGAACTTCTCGTGCATCTATAGCTGCGCCGGCCACAACTTCGGCTACTACGCCGATttcgccttcatcttctcccGCTCGCAAACTCTCGCTGACAGATACTACAGGCGTTGTGAAGCCGCCTTCATGAACATCGGTGTTGATCCCTCTCGCTTCAGCAAGACAGCTCAGGGTGCTTCCTGCTCCTACAACACTAACTATAAGTCTTGGTAG
- the LOC113824718 gene encoding crustacyanin-A1 subunit translates to MRTSLLCLALVAVVAADRIPGFVVPGKCPAVDERMLYSQQKPNFQRYAGTWYEIALTNNPYQLIKQCVRNEYTYDGTKFNVRTTGTDAHGNAITRNGQVLPNPFGEPHLSVDYEASWMAPYVILDTDYENFSCIYSCAGHNFGYYADFAFIFSRSPTLADRYYRRCEAAFMNIGVDPSRFSKTAQGASCSYNTNYRSW, encoded by the exons ATGAGGACTTCGCTGCTGTGCCTCGCTCTCGTTGCAGTGGTCGCTGCCGACAGGATCCCTGGCTTTGTCGTGCCGGGAAAATGTCCTGCGGTCGACGAGAGAATGCTCTACTCTCAGCAGAAGCCGAACTTTCAAAGG TATGCGGGCACATGGTACGAAATTGCACTCACAAACAACCCATACCAACTGATTAAGCAGTGTGTCCGCAACGAATATACTTATG ATGGAACCAAGTTCAACGTCAGGACTACTGGTACTGATGCCCACGGAAACGCAATCACACGTAATGGTCAGGTTCTGCCAAATCCTTTCGGAGAGCCTCACCTTTCCGTGGACTACGAAGCAT CCTGGATGGCTCCCTACGTGATTCTGGACACTGACTACGAGAACTTCTCGTGCATCTATAGCTGCGCCGGCCACAACTTCGGCTACTACGCCGACttcgccttcatcttctcccGCTCGCCAACTCTCGCTGACAGATATTACAGGCGTTGTGAAGCCGCCTTCATGAACATCGGTGTTGATCCCTCTCGCTTCAGCAAGACAGCTCAGGGTGCTTCCTGCTCCTACAACACCAACTATAGGTCTTGGTAG
- the LOC113824712 gene encoding crustacyanin-A2 subunit: protein MGYKDQDSPPRVTQATMLKALVAAALVALVAADGIPDFVAPGSCAKVANQDNFDLRRYAGRWYQIQIIDNPYQPFTRCIHSNYDYSDSDYSFKVTTAGFSPNNEYLRLQGKIYPTKDFPAAHMLIDFPSAFAAPYEVIETDYDSYSCVYSCIGTDKYKSEFGFVFSRTPQNSGPAIDRCASVFRRNGVDFSSFSVVPHTAECVYRA from the exons ATGGGATATAAGGATCAAGACTCACCACCACGAGTCACACAAGCCACCATGTTGAAGGCACTCGTAGCTGCTGCCCTCGTGGCTCTTGTCGCAGCCGACGGCATTCCAGACTTCGTAGCTCCTGGAAGTTGTGCCAAAGTGGCAAATCAAGATAACTTTGACCTTCGCAGA TATGCTGGACGTTGGTATCAGATCCAGATAATCGACAACCCCTATCAGCCATTCACTCGCTGCATCCACTCCAACTACGACTACTCTGACTCTGACTACAGCTTCAAGGTGACCACAGCTGGATTCAGCCCCAACAACGAGTATCTCAGACTACAGGGCAAGATCTACCCCACAAAGGACTTTCCTGCTGCCCACATGCTCATTGATTTCCCTTCTG CTTTCGCCGCTCCCTATGAAGTGATCGAGACTGACTACGACAGCTACTCCTGTGTGTATTCCTGTATTGGCACAGACAAGTACAAGTCCGAGTTCGGCTTCGTCTTCTCCCGAACTCCTCAGAATTCCGGTCCAGCGATTGACAGGTGCGCCTCCGTCTTCCGCAGGAACGGCGTCGACTTCTCGTCTTTCAGTGTAGTTCCTCATACAGCCGAATGTGTTTACAGGGCATAG